In Hymenobacter gelipurpurascens, one DNA window encodes the following:
- a CDS encoding DoxX family protein, which produces MELSHRIPLAERKDRTSANNPVWMDALRILLGLFLFIKGVTFLDKSTDVYYLLTQQQTLGHLSKASFFFSIFQMIGGLMIAFGALTRFAFLCQIPIMLGAIFIVNLRNGLSLHNMELWVSVVVLVLCVVFMIVGPGRFSVDNKIFRQPAKRS; this is translated from the coding sequence ATGGAACTCTCCCACCGCATTCCGTTGGCCGAACGTAAAGACAGAACCAGCGCCAATAACCCCGTCTGGATGGATGCTTTACGGATTCTGCTAGGCCTCTTCCTCTTTATAAAAGGTGTTACGTTTTTGGATAAATCCACCGACGTGTACTACCTCCTGACTCAGCAGCAGACGCTAGGCCACCTCAGCAAAGCCTCTTTCTTCTTCAGCATATTTCAGATGATTGGCGGCCTCATGATTGCCTTCGGAGCCCTGACGCGGTTCGCCTTTCTCTGCCAAATCCCGATCATGCTGGGCGCCATCTTCATCGTGAATCTGCGCAACGGCCTGAGCCTCCACAATATGGAGCTGTGGGTATCTGTAGTGGTGCTGGTGCTGTGCGTCGTCTTTATGATAGTAGGGCCAGGCAGGTTTTCCGTCGACAACAAAATATTCCGGCAACCCGCCAAACGCTCCTAA
- a CDS encoding DUF502 domain-containing protein produces the protein MRRLFNYFLNGFLVVAPVGLTLYILFALLRWLNDLFAGLSFDIPGLGLLVAIVLITLVGYVAKSFLVRPFLIIMERLLHRTPLVSIIYSSLKDLFDAFVGDNQKFNRPVLVRTSATEQTYKMGFVTQATMAAIHRDDLLAVYFPHSYNFSGELVLVPPTHVTYLDLPSSEVMKFIVSGGVSRLS, from the coding sequence ATGCGTCGTCTTTTCAATTACTTCCTCAACGGTTTTCTGGTCGTTGCGCCGGTTGGTCTTACCCTCTACATCCTTTTCGCGCTGCTGCGCTGGCTCAATGACCTGTTTGCAGGGCTGAGCTTCGATATACCTGGCCTAGGCCTGTTAGTGGCCATTGTGCTGATTACGTTGGTGGGCTACGTGGCGAAATCCTTCCTGGTGCGGCCGTTTCTCATCATCATGGAGCGGCTCTTGCACCGCACGCCGCTGGTGAGCATCATCTATTCTAGCCTCAAGGACCTGTTTGATGCCTTCGTGGGCGACAATCAAAAGTTCAACCGCCCAGTGCTGGTGCGCACAAGCGCCACCGAGCAAACATACAAAATGGGCTTCGTGACACAGGCCACTATGGCTGCTATTCACCGCGACGACCTGCTGGCCGTGTATTTCCCGCACTCCTACAACTTCTCTGGCGAACTGGTGCTGGTGCCGCCCACCCACGTCACGTATCTGGATCTGCCCAGCAGTGAGGTGATGAAGTTCATTGTGTCGGGCGGCGTGTCGCGCTTGTCCTAG
- the rimK gene encoding 30S ribosomal protein S6--L-glutamate ligase, translating into MKLAILSREPKLYSTTRLVEAAEQRGHEAIVLDHLHCNLVLEKGHPGIIYQGKKLEGFDAIIPRIGASVTFYGCAVVRQFEMMKVRTAVESQAIVRSRDKLRSMQILSRAGVGMPKTAFTNYSDEVPAMIQQVGGAPVIIKLLEGTQGLGVVLAESAKAAQSVIEAFHNLKARIIVQEFIAESKGADLRAFVVNGEVVGAMKRQGKEGEFRSNLHRGGSGTLVKLTRAEKAAALLATKALGLGIAGVDMLQSKRGPLVLEVNSSPGLEGIEKATGLDIAGKIIEYTEQLSQKKKTKAKTVKQVSSEVMPDSQPD; encoded by the coding sequence ATGAAACTGGCGATTCTCTCGCGTGAGCCGAAGCTATATTCGACTACTCGTCTCGTGGAGGCCGCTGAGCAGCGCGGCCACGAGGCAATAGTTCTGGACCATTTGCATTGTAACCTGGTACTGGAAAAAGGCCACCCAGGTATCATATACCAAGGCAAGAAGCTGGAAGGCTTTGATGCCATAATTCCCCGCATTGGGGCCTCTGTGACGTTTTATGGCTGCGCTGTGGTGCGCCAGTTTGAGATGATGAAGGTGCGCACGGCCGTAGAAAGCCAGGCCATTGTGCGCAGCCGCGACAAGCTCCGCTCCATGCAGATTCTGAGCCGGGCGGGCGTTGGAATGCCCAAAACCGCCTTCACCAACTATTCCGATGAGGTGCCCGCCATGATTCAGCAGGTAGGAGGGGCCCCCGTCATTATCAAGCTTCTAGAAGGAACTCAAGGCTTGGGCGTGGTGCTGGCCGAAAGTGCCAAAGCAGCCCAATCGGTAATTGAGGCGTTCCACAACCTGAAGGCGCGCATCATTGTGCAGGAATTCATTGCGGAAAGCAAGGGTGCCGATTTGCGGGCCTTTGTAGTAAATGGTGAAGTGGTAGGCGCCATGAAGCGCCAGGGCAAGGAAGGCGAGTTTCGCTCCAACCTGCACCGCGGCGGCTCGGGCACCTTGGTAAAGCTCACACGCGCTGAAAAAGCCGCTGCCCTGCTGGCCACCAAGGCCCTGGGTCTGGGCATTGCGGGCGTGGATATGCTGCAAAGCAAGCGCGGCCCATTGGTGCTGGAGGTTAACTCCTCACCTGGCCTAGAAGGAATTGAGAAGGCTACAGGCCTTGATATTGCCGGCAAAATCATTGAGTACACCGAGCAGCTTTCGCAGAAGAAAAAAACCAAAGCCAAAACGGTGAAGCAGGTTTCATCGGAAGTAATGCCCGATTCTCAGCCTGACTAA
- a CDS encoding CvfB family protein, with protein sequence MPLVLCVNNGIRPLSETPAPMQLGDFNDLEVAREVDFGMYLTSDDGDLLLPRKYIPEGTRVGDVVRVFVYRDSEDRLIATNLEPFVRVGQFAALTVRDVTSTGAFLDWGLEKDLLLPYSNLRRNLRPGERATVFVYLDDASDRIVASAKWEWFLSDTPYPGKVGDAAELFIAEETDLGYKVIVDGTHQGLLYHNEVFKPLRLGDVHTGYVRQIRPDGKLDLNLQRIGYDEALAAAELLLEALRQAGGTLPIGDKSEPDDIYRRVGMSKKVFKKALGTLYKRGQVQLEPEQTRLVTSE encoded by the coding sequence TTGCCCCTGGTTCTTTGCGTAAACAACGGAATCAGGCCACTCAGCGAAACACCCGCACCCATGCAACTAGGCGATTTTAACGATTTGGAAGTAGCCCGCGAGGTAGACTTCGGCATGTACCTGACCTCCGATGACGGCGATCTGCTGTTGCCGCGCAAGTACATTCCGGAAGGCACCCGCGTGGGCGATGTGGTACGTGTGTTTGTGTACCGCGACTCCGAAGACCGCCTGATTGCGACCAATCTGGAGCCCTTCGTCCGCGTAGGCCAGTTCGCGGCCCTTACTGTGCGCGATGTGACATCAACGGGCGCATTCCTGGACTGGGGCCTGGAAAAAGACCTGTTGCTGCCCTACAGCAACTTGCGGCGCAACCTGCGCCCCGGCGAGCGGGCCACGGTGTTTGTATATCTCGATGATGCCTCTGACCGCATAGTGGCTTCCGCCAAATGGGAGTGGTTCCTGAGTGATACCCCCTACCCCGGTAAAGTAGGTGACGCTGCCGAGCTGTTCATTGCTGAAGAAACCGACCTGGGCTACAAAGTCATTGTGGATGGCACTCACCAGGGCCTGCTTTACCACAACGAGGTATTCAAACCGCTCCGCCTCGGTGATGTGCACACCGGCTACGTACGCCAGATTCGTCCCGACGGTAAGCTCGACCTGAACCTGCAACGCATTGGCTACGATGAAGCCCTGGCGGCGGCCGAGTTGCTGCTAGAAGCCCTGCGCCAAGCTGGCGGTACCCTTCCCATCGGCGATAAAAGTGAGCCCGATGATATTTACCGGCGCGTGGGCATGAGCAAGAAAGTATTCAAGAAAGCCCTCGGCACGCTCTACAAACGCGGACAAGTACAGCTAGAACCCGAGCAAACACGGCTGGTGACCAGCGAGTAA
- a CDS encoding 2TM domain-containing protein, whose translation METPARDPQLWRMAKRRAKFKSHLFTYFAVNALLWTIWALTDRSYSTIPWPIWSTVFWGIGVAIQGLGTYGILGRENLSEREYDKLLRQRTDQL comes from the coding sequence ATGGAAACTCCTGCTCGTGACCCCCAACTGTGGCGTATGGCAAAACGGCGCGCTAAGTTCAAGTCGCATCTGTTTACCTACTTCGCCGTGAATGCGCTATTGTGGACCATCTGGGCCCTTACCGATAGGAGCTATTCGACCATTCCGTGGCCCATTTGGTCAACGGTGTTCTGGGGAATCGGTGTGGCTATTCAGGGCCTCGGAACCTACGGAATATTGGGCCGCGAGAACCTCTCGGAGCGGGAGTATGATAAGCTCCTGCGGCAGCGCACCGACCAGCTCTAA
- a CDS encoding alpha/beta fold hydrolase gives MKTHLHYRTYGSGSKVLLAFHGYGQGEGHWRSLIQLLGADVKVYAFDLFYHGRSRLAKADSPLTKQRLGELLQVFLTENQIDKFSLLAFSMGAKFALTAAERFPERVMSLWLIAPDGIGSQLWYTLATRPPWMRALLGRAVLRPQRLLGFLDTLQQRRLVDGNLVRFAQWQLDSREKRLRVYRSWTAFRGLTFDLKRLARLLNQRPIPFTFFLGRHDRVIAPAGIQQFAATLTNARTILLDTGHAGLIYDVTAYLRRHPEVLPQTQVT, from the coding sequence TTGAAAACGCACCTGCATTACCGCACTTACGGCTCCGGCTCAAAGGTTCTACTGGCCTTTCATGGCTACGGACAAGGCGAAGGACACTGGCGCAGCCTGATTCAGCTGCTAGGCGCCGACGTGAAAGTGTACGCCTTTGATCTGTTTTACCACGGCCGTAGCCGCCTGGCCAAAGCTGACTCGCCCCTCACCAAACAGCGCCTCGGTGAGCTGCTGCAGGTTTTCCTCACGGAAAACCAGATTGATAAGTTTAGCCTGCTAGCCTTCAGCATGGGCGCTAAATTTGCCCTCACAGCGGCCGAACGGTTTCCCGAGCGCGTGATGAGCCTATGGCTGATTGCGCCTGATGGTATCGGCTCGCAGTTGTGGTACACCTTGGCCACTAGGCCACCCTGGATGCGTGCCTTGCTGGGCCGCGCGGTATTGCGCCCGCAGCGGCTGCTGGGGTTTCTGGATACCTTGCAGCAGCGCCGCTTGGTAGACGGCAACCTCGTACGGTTTGCGCAGTGGCAGCTGGATAGCCGCGAAAAACGCCTGCGCGTGTACCGTAGCTGGACGGCCTTCCGGGGGCTGACTTTTGACCTGAAACGGCTGGCGCGGCTGCTCAACCAGCGGCCGATTCCGTTTACTTTTTTCCTGGGTCGCCACGACCGGGTTATTGCGCCTGCCGGAATTCAGCAGTTTGCGGCTACGCTCACCAATGCCCGCACGATTCTGCTGGATACTGGCCACGCCGGCCTGATCTACGATGTGACGGCCTACTTGCGCCGACACCCCGAAGTGCTGCCGCAGACGCAGGTGACCTAG
- a CDS encoding OmpH family outer membrane protein: MKNSLQLAINAILVLAVAVLFYLHFANKPAATPARKPIATVKTADSTSTAVTTEEPADLTAVADTDKVGYVESGKLLDGYQGMKDARRNFEAKAKRWEAQNKTLVQGFQNAVQKYQQQAASLTVEQRASTEQQLQGRQQQVGQEQEKLQRQAQEEEAKMTQQVLERMNKQMEVYGKQNGYRLILIAAPSGTIAYGRKDLDITSKVLKHLNTEYASRKK; the protein is encoded by the coding sequence ATGAAAAACTCTCTTCAACTGGCTATAAATGCCATACTAGTTCTGGCCGTAGCGGTCCTGTTTTACCTGCATTTCGCCAATAAGCCTGCTGCCACACCTGCCCGCAAACCCATCGCTACCGTAAAAACCGCAGACTCAACCAGCACCGCCGTTACGACCGAGGAGCCCGCCGACCTAACGGCCGTAGCCGATACGGATAAGGTGGGCTACGTAGAATCGGGCAAGCTTCTGGATGGCTACCAAGGTATGAAAGACGCCCGCCGCAACTTCGAGGCCAAGGCCAAGCGCTGGGAAGCACAGAATAAAACCCTGGTACAGGGTTTCCAGAACGCCGTACAGAAATATCAGCAGCAAGCCGCCAGCCTCACCGTTGAGCAGCGCGCCAGCACCGAGCAGCAGCTACAGGGCCGGCAGCAGCAGGTAGGCCAGGAGCAGGAGAAACTGCAGCGCCAGGCGCAGGAAGAAGAAGCCAAAATGACCCAGCAAGTGCTGGAGCGCATGAATAAGCAGATGGAAGTCTACGGCAAGCAAAACGGCTACCGCCTTATCCTGATTGCGGCTCCCAGCGGCACCATCGCCTACGGGCGCAAAGACCTGGATATCACTTCGAAGGTGCTTAAGCACCTGAATACAGAATACGCCAGCAGGAAGAAATAG
- a CDS encoding PQQ-dependent sugar dehydrogenase, with product MITKRRFLPLLLLAPLALAASVPHPTKPAPAADVNLSKIKLPAGFTISYFAKGVKSARELAVGPDGTVYVGTKGDKVFALPDRNKDGRADEVITVATGLNAPNGVAVRNGALYVGEINRIIRYDNIAQRLKQKPKPVVVYDKLPSKDWHGYRYISFGPDGKLYVPVGAPCNSCLPEEPIYGTINRLNADGSGLETFAYGVRNTVGFDWSPQDKAMWFTDNGRDQLGDNLPSDELNRAAGPGLHFGFPYFFAGDVPDPEFGQGKSAGTYTKPARKLGPHVAALGMKFYTGKKFPAQYRNQIFIPEHGSWNRSNKIGYRISLVRLDATGKQAKSYETFAEGWLQGQQPWGRPVCLLVLPDGSLLVSDDQNDAVYRISYKG from the coding sequence ATGATAACAAAGCGCCGTTTTCTTCCGCTATTGCTGCTGGCTCCGCTGGCCCTGGCGGCTTCTGTTCCCCATCCGACGAAGCCTGCTCCGGCAGCTGATGTCAACCTCAGCAAGATTAAGCTTCCGGCCGGTTTTACCATCAGCTACTTTGCCAAGGGCGTGAAAAGTGCCCGAGAACTAGCCGTAGGCCCCGATGGCACCGTGTACGTGGGCACCAAAGGCGATAAGGTATTTGCTCTGCCCGACCGCAACAAGGATGGCCGCGCCGATGAGGTAATTACGGTAGCCACGGGCCTGAATGCGCCAAATGGCGTGGCCGTGCGCAATGGCGCCCTCTACGTAGGCGAAATCAACCGCATTATTCGCTACGATAACATCGCCCAACGCCTCAAGCAGAAGCCCAAGCCTGTGGTGGTGTATGATAAGCTGCCTAGCAAAGACTGGCACGGCTACCGCTATATTTCCTTCGGGCCCGATGGCAAGCTCTACGTGCCCGTGGGCGCGCCCTGCAACTCCTGTCTGCCCGAAGAACCTATCTACGGGACCATCAACCGCCTTAACGCCGATGGGAGTGGCCTAGAGACGTTTGCCTATGGCGTGCGCAACACCGTCGGATTCGATTGGAGCCCGCAGGATAAGGCCATGTGGTTTACCGATAACGGCCGCGACCAGCTCGGCGACAATTTGCCTTCCGATGAGTTGAACCGCGCCGCCGGACCTGGCCTACACTTTGGGTTTCCGTACTTTTTTGCGGGTGATGTGCCCGACCCGGAGTTTGGCCAAGGCAAATCGGCGGGCACGTACACCAAGCCGGCCCGCAAGCTGGGGCCGCACGTAGCGGCGCTGGGCATGAAGTTCTACACCGGCAAGAAATTCCCGGCGCAGTATCGCAACCAGATTTTTATTCCGGAACACGGCTCCTGGAACCGCAGCAATAAAATCGGTTACCGCATCAGCCTCGTCCGTCTCGATGCCACCGGCAAGCAGGCCAAGAGCTACGAAACCTTCGCCGAAGGCTGGCTGCAAGGGCAGCAGCCCTGGGGCCGCCCCGTGTGCCTGCTAGTGCTGCCCGATGGCTCCCTGCTCGTCTCCGATGACCAAAACGACGCCGTATACCGCATCAGCTACAAAGGCTAG
- a CDS encoding succinylglutamate desuccinylase/aspartoacylase family protein has product MLTDFSAAPADLVLNGLVIKPGQRVLTRLVISRLPSGTVIDIPVHVFRSTEPGPTVLLLAGMHGDEVNGIETIRRMVRRDQLRPLRGTIIAIPILNIYGFLNFSREVPDGKDVNRSFPGNPRGSLASRVAHRFMREIMPLIDYGIDFHTGGAARANISQVRCLLHQDAETDALAAAFAAPFTLHAALRSGSLRETAMQEGRRIIVYETGESLRLDENGIELAIAGTFRVLHHLGMVETAVPAAASSVVCMRSTWLRARYAGLFRTDVHLGDYIEKGQVYGSVADPYGEHAVRLESPVAGYIIGLNHMPVVNQGDALVHVGRTDLSPSRADLATPFEEKPMKPLEVDESDEDEL; this is encoded by the coding sequence TTGCTGACAGATTTTTCCGCTGCTCCTGCCGACCTGGTTCTCAATGGCCTGGTGATTAAGCCCGGCCAACGCGTGCTTACCCGCCTGGTGATTTCAAGGCTGCCATCGGGTACCGTTATTGATATTCCAGTACACGTATTCCGCTCCACGGAGCCGGGGCCGACGGTGCTGTTGCTGGCGGGCATGCACGGAGATGAGGTAAACGGTATTGAAACCATCCGGCGCATGGTTCGGCGCGACCAGCTGCGGCCCTTACGCGGAACCATCATTGCTATTCCTATCCTGAACATCTATGGGTTCCTGAATTTTTCGCGGGAAGTGCCAGACGGGAAAGATGTAAACCGGTCGTTTCCGGGCAACCCGCGCGGTTCCCTGGCCAGTAGGGTAGCGCACCGGTTCATGCGGGAAATCATGCCGCTTATCGACTATGGTATTGATTTTCATACGGGCGGCGCTGCCCGGGCCAACATCTCACAGGTGCGCTGCCTGCTGCACCAGGATGCCGAGACCGATGCGCTGGCCGCTGCTTTTGCCGCTCCGTTCACGCTGCATGCGGCGTTGCGGTCCGGCTCTTTGCGCGAAACAGCCATGCAGGAAGGGCGCCGCATTATCGTGTACGAAACCGGCGAATCGTTGCGGCTCGATGAAAACGGCATTGAGCTGGCTATTGCGGGCACGTTTCGGGTGTTGCACCACCTGGGCATGGTAGAAACGGCCGTGCCCGCCGCCGCATCCAGCGTGGTGTGCATGCGCTCTACGTGGCTGCGGGCTCGCTACGCCGGCCTTTTCCGCACCGATGTCCACTTGGGCGACTATATTGAGAAGGGCCAGGTATATGGCTCGGTAGCTGACCCGTATGGTGAGCACGCTGTGCGCTTAGAGTCGCCGGTAGCGGGGTATATCATTGGTCTGAACCATATGCCGGTCGTGAACCAGGGTGATGCGCTGGTGCACGTGGGCCGCACGGACCTGTCGCCGAGCCGCGCCGATCTGGCCACCCCTTTTGAGGAAAAACCTATGAAGCCCCTGGAGGTAGACGAGTCGGATGAAGACGAGCTGTAG
- a CDS encoding NAD-dependent epimerase/dehydratase family protein yields MQKTALIAGASGLVGSQLLPLLLASERYIRVIAVGRRPLPMVHPKLEQRILDFDHLEDHRLELIADDVYCCLGTTLRQAGSKEAFYKVDYLYVVKLAALTASNFAAQFMLVSAMGADAASRFYYNKVKGEMEDAVRQTPFRAIHIFRPSLLLGQRAEKRTGEQIGAVLLRLLRPVLLGPLRPYRAIEAGVVARAMLSAAEDDGGGLRIHTSAAIAQEGQLR; encoded by the coding sequence ATGCAGAAAACCGCACTTATTGCCGGGGCCAGTGGCCTAGTCGGCAGCCAGCTCCTGCCTTTGTTGCTGGCCTCAGAACGCTACATCCGCGTGATTGCGGTAGGCCGGCGCCCCCTGCCGATGGTGCACCCCAAGCTGGAGCAGCGCATCTTGGATTTCGACCATCTTGAAGACCACCGCCTCGAGCTGATTGCAGATGATGTGTACTGCTGCCTGGGCACCACGCTGCGGCAGGCCGGCAGCAAAGAGGCTTTCTATAAAGTAGATTATTTGTACGTAGTGAAGCTGGCGGCTCTTACGGCTAGCAACTTTGCCGCCCAATTTATGCTGGTGTCGGCTATGGGTGCCGATGCTGCTTCGCGCTTCTACTACAACAAAGTGAAGGGCGAAATGGAGGACGCGGTGCGCCAGACTCCCTTCCGGGCCATTCATATTTTCCGCCCTTCCTTACTACTAGGTCAACGCGCCGAAAAGCGCACTGGCGAACAGATTGGCGCCGTATTGCTGCGCCTGCTCCGGCCCGTTTTGCTGGGGCCACTTCGGCCCTACCGGGCCATTGAGGCTGGGGTAGTAGCCCGTGCCATGTTGAGCGCCGCCGAGGACGACGGCGGTGGCCTACGCATTCATACCTCAGCCGCCATTGCGCAGGAAGGACAGCTTCGTTAA
- a CDS encoding BamA/TamA family outer membrane protein: protein MKYWVLVVGIWWLTGLGLPVPVAAQVIPAPSPDTLSSTVRRDSLRLVVRRDSLRRRFDEERMLNSLKAYTKRKTIAGKVASALFNFTERREDRAGLDAVLLDRQFDKHSYKVVRSINIRTLDAFGFSITDSTRIPRNILEKSGNALHIKTTRSRIRQVLLFRVGEELEPQDLSESERLLRQTSEILDARVFVNERTSSTDSVDIQVITKDVFSISGSFQLRDVGAGVIGLRDVNFLGQGHQIRNRFEYGRSDTGPGAQTWRYSGNYQVPFRNFIYAQASYLKETRNEETVVRLTRDFYSVNTRYAGSVSFRQVNGIVATQGDGTAESPYLFAPQRYNVQDAWLGRSFQLTSYDLGHENPGRLIVSARSIGTNFSRRAYPNDYNANLLLGTIGYSVRRYYKDKYLFGFGRTEDIPTGTIASLTTGYELNERSNRRYYGMRLAYGSYSPQRGYLYFSGDFGSYQRVRDQDWQQGSLGLEMLYFTRLYHTGNYQWRHFLWTRNVIGLNRQTGERPLSIQGEHGLRGFQPGELLLGSSRMVLNYETTMFTPVSFLGFRMAAVAFADIAWLNAKNPNQTIPLFDSPYTGFGVGLRFRNEYAALRTFQISFGFYPRGMSAPNGIRIFENSRPYYDFSDFSFNQPGVVRYQ from the coding sequence ATGAAGTACTGGGTGCTAGTGGTGGGAATATGGTGGCTGACTGGCCTAGGCCTGCCCGTGCCCGTAGCGGCCCAGGTTATTCCAGCGCCTTCTCCCGACACGCTAAGCTCTACCGTGCGCCGCGACTCTCTGCGCCTGGTGGTCCGCCGCGACTCGCTTCGTCGCCGCTTCGATGAGGAGCGCATGCTCAACAGCCTCAAGGCCTATACCAAGCGCAAAACCATTGCGGGCAAGGTCGCTTCCGCGCTGTTCAATTTTACGGAACGCCGCGAAGACCGCGCCGGCCTGGATGCCGTACTGCTGGACCGGCAGTTTGATAAGCACAGCTACAAAGTGGTGCGCAGCATCAACATTCGCACGCTTGATGCCTTTGGCTTCAGCATTACCGATTCTACCCGTATTCCGCGCAACATCCTGGAAAAGAGCGGCAACGCGCTCCACATCAAAACCACCCGCTCCCGGATCCGGCAGGTGCTGCTGTTTCGGGTGGGCGAAGAGTTGGAGCCCCAGGATTTGTCGGAATCGGAACGTTTGCTGCGCCAAACCTCCGAGATTCTGGATGCACGCGTATTCGTGAACGAGCGCACCTCCTCCACCGACAGCGTTGATATACAAGTTATTACCAAAGACGTATTTAGCATCAGCGGCTCTTTCCAGCTGCGCGATGTGGGAGCCGGCGTAATAGGCCTACGCGACGTGAACTTCCTGGGCCAGGGCCACCAGATTCGGAACCGGTTTGAGTACGGCCGCTCCGATACGGGCCCCGGCGCCCAAACCTGGCGGTACTCCGGCAACTACCAGGTGCCGTTTCGCAACTTCATCTATGCCCAGGCTTCCTACCTGAAGGAGACGCGCAACGAGGAAACCGTCGTTCGGCTCACGCGCGACTTTTACTCCGTCAATACCCGCTATGCTGGTTCCGTGAGTTTCCGGCAGGTAAACGGCATAGTGGCTACTCAAGGCGATGGAACGGCGGAGTCGCCGTACCTCTTTGCGCCGCAGCGTTACAATGTGCAGGATGCCTGGCTGGGCCGGTCTTTCCAACTGACGAGCTACGACCTTGGCCACGAAAACCCTGGGCGCCTGATTGTATCGGCCAGAAGCATCGGGACCAACTTCTCCCGGCGCGCCTACCCCAACGACTACAACGCCAACCTACTGCTGGGCACCATTGGCTACAGTGTACGGCGCTACTATAAGGATAAATACCTGTTTGGCTTCGGCCGCACCGAGGACATCCCGACGGGCACCATCGCCAGCCTGACCACGGGCTACGAGCTGAACGAGCGCAGCAACCGCCGCTATTATGGTATGCGCCTGGCCTACGGCAGCTACAGCCCGCAGCGCGGCTACCTATATTTCAGCGGCGATTTTGGCAGCTACCAGCGCGTCCGCGACCAGGATTGGCAACAGGGCTCTTTGGGGCTAGAAATGCTGTATTTCACGCGGCTCTACCACACGGGCAACTACCAGTGGCGCCACTTCCTCTGGACGCGAAACGTCATTGGCCTCAACCGCCAAACCGGCGAACGGCCGCTGAGCATTCAGGGAGAGCATGGCCTACGGGGGTTTCAGCCGGGCGAGTTGCTGCTGGGCTCCAGCCGCATGGTCCTGAACTACGAAACCACCATGTTCACGCCCGTTTCCTTTCTGGGTTTCCGGATGGCGGCCGTTGCGTTTGCCGATATCGCGTGGCTGAATGCCAAAAATCCCAATCAGACTATTCCTTTGTTTGATTCTCCGTACACGGGCTTCGGGGTGGGTCTGCGGTTCCGCAACGAATACGCGGCCCTGCGCACCTTCCAGATTTCCTTCGGGTTTTATCCGCGCGGTATGAGTGCCCCCAATGGCATTCGCATCTTTGAGAACTCCCGCCCCTACTACGATTTCAGCGACTTTAGCTTCAACCAGCCCGGCGTAGTTCGGTACCAATAA
- a CDS encoding ATP-dependent zinc protease family protein, with protein sequence MKKQRMPKRTVGRRELVDFPDFQLWGVEAKVDTGAYTGAIHCSNIHVETHASGLAFLHVQLLDTSHPNFDGMPMKFAQFSLRDIRSSNGEVQERYVIRTTIRLFGEDFETEFSLSDRSDMKYPVLIGRVLLREARLLVDVSRRNVSYKSQLTTS encoded by the coding sequence ATGAAAAAGCAGCGTATGCCGAAGCGGACGGTAGGCCGGCGGGAGCTAGTAGATTTCCCTGATTTTCAGCTTTGGGGCGTGGAAGCCAAAGTTGATACCGGTGCGTACACCGGAGCTATCCACTGTTCCAACATTCATGTAGAAACCCACGCAAGCGGACTGGCATTTCTGCATGTGCAGCTGCTGGATACCTCGCACCCCAACTTCGACGGCATGCCCATGAAATTCGCGCAATTTTCTTTGCGCGATATTCGGAGCTCCAACGGCGAGGTGCAGGAACGGTATGTTATCCGGACAACAATCCGGCTTTTCGGCGAAGATTTCGAGACCGAATTCTCGCTTTCCGACCGCTCCGACATGAAATATCCCGTGCTCATTGGCCGGGTATTGTTGCGCGAGGCCCGTCTGTTGGTAGACGTATCCCGTCGCAACGTATCGTACAAAAGTCAGCTGACTACGAGCTGA
- a CDS encoding O-acetyl-ADP-ribose deacetylase: protein MPNPSPAVNWREQARAFGRILLYRGDITRLDTDAIVNAANSSLLGGGGVDGAIHRAGGPEILAACRRLRAGHYGSGLRTGEAVITTGGQLPARHVIHTVGPVWNGGHKHEPELLANCYRNSLRLAHENGLASVAFPGISTGIYGYPKQEATAIAVREVRAFLAHHEQPQYIVFVAFDEESFRLYEQELQ from the coding sequence ATGCCCAATCCCTCCCCCGCCGTTAACTGGCGCGAGCAAGCTCGCGCTTTCGGCCGCATCCTGCTCTACCGCGGCGACATCACTCGTCTGGATACCGATGCCATTGTGAATGCGGCCAACTCCAGCTTATTGGGTGGCGGCGGTGTTGATGGAGCCATTCACCGGGCCGGTGGCCCCGAGATTCTGGCCGCCTGCCGCCGCTTACGTGCCGGGCACTACGGCAGTGGCCTACGCACCGGTGAGGCCGTTATCACAACGGGTGGGCAGCTACCGGCACGCCACGTTATTCATACGGTGGGACCTGTCTGGAACGGTGGACACAAGCACGAGCCGGAGCTGCTGGCCAACTGCTACCGCAACAGCCTGCGGTTAGCGCATGAGAATGGCTTAGCGAGCGTGGCATTTCCGGGAATCAGCACGGGCATTTATGGATATCCCAAACAGGAGGCCACAGCCATTGCCGTACGCGAGGTGAGAGCGTTTTTGGCGCACCACGAGCAACCCCAGTACATCGTGTTTGTGGCATTTGATGAGGAGAGCTTTCGGCTGTATGAGCAGGAGCTGCAATAG